A window of Coregonus clupeaformis isolate EN_2021a chromosome 28, ASM2061545v1, whole genome shotgun sequence contains these coding sequences:
- the LOC121543366 gene encoding pleckstrin homology-like domain family A member 1: MSPLSAGCHSGGGPQARENLNQTVRISHSSDRCRRASTKYPAHTSTSSTAHSNPLTAVTTSASDAFTSTGKEKKKCLHLLRKLGRFLKMLENGSKVLKEGLLEKRSDGLLQLWKKKHCVLTEDGVLLHPPKQHDHPHHHNHHGGGDTGKVKELHFSNMKTVDCVERKGKYIYFTVVMSEGKEIDFRCPQDEGWNAEITLQMVQYKNRQAILAVKSTRQKQQLLVVQLPGQKIIRSSPNVA, encoded by the coding sequence ATGAGTCCTCTTTCCGCTGGATGTCACTCGGGGGGCGGTCCACAAGCTCGAGAAAACCTCAATCAAACTGTGCGTATCAGTCACTCCAGCGACCGCTGCCGACGGGCTAGTACCAAATACCCTGCTCACACATCCACGAGTTCCACAGCACATAGTAACCCACTCACTGCAGTGACCACTTCAGCATCCGATGCCTTTACCTCTACGGGCAAGGAGAAGAAGAAGTGTTTGCATTTGCTGAGGAAATTGGGGCGTTTTCTCAAGATGCTGGAGAACGGCAGCAAGGTGCTGAAAGAGGGGCTTCTGGAGAAGCGAAGCGACGGTTTGCTGCAGCTGTGGAAGAAGAAGCACTGCGTCCTCACGGAGGACGGGGTTCTGCTTCACCCGCCGAAGCAGCACGACCACCCGCACCATCACAACCACCACGGCGGCGGAGACACCGGCAAAGTCAAGGAGCTGCACTTCTCCAACATGAAAACTGTGGACTGCGTCGAGAGGAAAGGGAAATACATCTACTTCACCGTGGTCATGTCGGAGGGCAAGGAGATCGATTTCAGGTGTCCACAAGACGAGGGCTGGAACGCCGAGATAACTTTGCAGATGGTGCAATACAAAAATAGGCAGGCCATCCTGGCGGTGAAGTCAACCAGACAGAAACAGCAGCTCCTCGTTGTTCAGCTCCCGGGACAGAAAATTATTCGGAGCTCGCCAAACGTTGCGTGA